Genomic DNA from Pigmentiphaga litoralis:
TGAGCTGCGTCAACGCCTGCCCGGCCAGCGCGCTGGGCGACAACGCCGAACGCCCGCAGCTGCGCTTCGTTGAAAAGAACTGCGTGCAATGCGGCCTGTGCGCAACCACCTGCCCCGAAGACGCCATCACCCTGGTGCCGCGCCTGTTGCTGACGCCGGAACGCAAGGCGTCTCGCGTGCTGAACGAAGTGCAGCCCTACCAGTGCATCCGCTGCAGCAAGCCCTTTGGAACGGTCAAGGCGATCGAAGCCATGCTGGGCAAGCTCAGTGGCCATGCCATGTTCCAGGGCGCGGCCCTGGAACGCCTGAAGATGTGCGGCGATTGCCGCGTCGTCGACCTGTACACCGCCCAGAACGAATCGAAGATCACCGAGCTATGAGCAGCGCTTCCGTATCCCTGGATGCCATTTCTTCGTCCCAGATGGACGAAGAAACCGCCCGCGCCGACGTGTATGGCCTGCTCGCGCAGCTGTACTACGCCCCACCCGCCGCCGAACTGCTTGCGCAACTGCGCGAAGCACCCACGGACGCCCCCACGGCGGGCGCCTACCTGGAAAGTTCGTGGCAGGCCCTGGTCGCATCGGCCCGCGCGCTGACCGATGCGCAGATCCACGCCGAATACGACACGCTGTTCGGCGGCATCGGCAAGCCCGAAATCTATCTGTATGGCTCGCACTACCTGAGCGGCTTTTTGAACGAGAAGCCCCTGATCAAGCTGCGTCACGACCTGGCCGAATTGGGCCTGGGCCGCGACGAACAGATGCCCGACACCGAAGATCACATCGCTTACGAATGCGAGGTGATGCGTTACCTGATCGCGGGGGACGACGTGGCCGTGGCCAACCTGACGCACCAGCGCCAGTTCTTTGGCGACCACCTGCAGCCTTGGGTCGAGCCCCTGTGCGCCGCCCTGACCAGCCATCCGCGAGCCAGCTTCTACGCCGCCCTGGCGGTTTTCACGCAAGCGTTCATGAGCGTGGAATCGCAAGGTTTCGACATTCTCGCGTAAGTTTCATCACAAGCTTTCGATGATCGAAAGCTTGCCTGTTTTTCCGCGTCGCACCACCACTACGCCAGGGGAAATAGCTATGCCGGCGATTTGCCGCTGAGCATGCGTCCCAGGTACAGTATGCAAATTGCTTCATATCTGTCAGATTTCCAGGAGACCGCCTTGAGCGACAACAACCCATCTCGTCTGTCCCGCCGGGGGTTCTTCATCGCGGCGGCTTCCACGGGTGCCGTGGCGGCGGGCGCCGTCGTCATGCCCCACGTCAAGCCTGTCGCCACCGCGGCGGTCGCCACGCCGCCCGCGCCCAAGCGCGGCGGTGGCTATCACGTCAGTGAACACGTGAAGCGCTACTACAAGACCACCCTCGTTTAATCCGGAGCGCGGCATGTTGCTGACCAAGAAAACCGGTGGGGCCGATCACGGCGCCGCCGCATCCACATTCTTACAAAGCCTGCGCCGGGGCGTTTCCCAGGCGCTGCCCACCATGGACCGCCGCACCTTCCTGCGCCGGTCGGGTGTCGGTGTCGGCGCGGGCCTCGCGGCCGCCCAACTGACCCTGGTGCGCAAGGCCACCGCCGCCGATGGCGCCAAGGTCGGCATCGGCAACACGCCGGTCACCGTCAAGCGCACGGTCTGTTCGCACTGTTCGGTCGGCTGTTCGGTCGACGCCGTCGTTGAAAACGGCGTCTGGGTCCGTCAGGAAGCCGTGTTCGACTCGCCCATCAACATGGGCGCGCATTGCGCCAAGGGCGCGTCGCTGCGTGAACACGGCCACGGCGAACACCGCCTGCGTTATCCCATGAAGCTGGTCAACGGCAAGTACGAGCGCATCAGCTGGGATACGGCACTGGAAGAAATCTCGGCGCGCATGCTTCAGCTGCGCAAGGAAAGCGGCCCCGACTCGGTCTATGTCGTGGGCTCGTCCAAGCACAGCAACGAACAGTCGTACCTGCTGCGCAAGTTCATGAGCTTCTGGGGCAGCAACAACTGCGACCACCAGGCGCGTATCTGCCACTCCACCACCGTGGCCGGCGTGGCCAACACGTGGGGCTACGGCGCCATGACCAACTCGTTCAACGACATGCAGAAGGCCAAGTCGGCCCTGTATATCGGTTCGAACGCAGCGGAAGCGCACCCAGTGTCCATGCTCCATCTGCTGCACGCCAAGGAAGCCGGCTGCAAGGTGATCGTGGTCGACCCCCGCTTCACGCGCACGGCCGCCAAGGCCGACGAACACATCCGCATCCGGTCGGGTTCCGACATCGCCTTCCTGTTCGGCGTGCTGTATCACATCTTCAAGAACGGCTGGGAAGACCAGGCCTACCTGAATGCCCGCGTGTACGGCATGGACCAGGTCAAGGCCGACGTGCTGGCCAAGTGGACCCCCGAAAAGGTCGAGGAAGCCTGCGGCGTCAATGAAGAAACCGTGGCCCGCCTGGCGCGCACGCTGCATGAAAACCGTCCGGGCACGCTCGTGTGGTGCATGGGCCAGACCCAGCACACCATCGGCAACGCCATGGTCCGCGCGTCCTGTATCTTGCAGCTGGCCCTGGGCAACATCGGCAAGGTCGGCGGCGGCACCAACATTTTCCGCGGCCATGACAACGTGCAGGGCGCGACCGACGTCGGCCCGAACCCCGACTCGCTGCCTGGCTACTATGGCCTGGCCGAAGGTTCGTGGAAGCACTTTGCCAAGGTCTGGGACGTCGACTACGAATGGATCAAGGGCCGCTATTCGTCGCCCGCGATGATGACCAAGTCCGGCATGACCGTGTCGCGCTGGATCGACGGCGTGCTGGAAGACAATGCGCTCATCGACCAGGATTCGAACCTGCGTTCGGTCATCTTCTGGGGTCACGCGCCCAACTCGCAGACCCGCGGTCTGGAAATGAAGCGCGCGATGGACAAGCTGGACATGCTGGTCGTGATCGACCCGTATCCGTCGGCCACCGCCGCCATGGCTGCCATGCCCGGCAAGGCCGAAGACCTGAACCCCAACCGCGCCGTGTACCTGCTGCCGGCCTCGACCCAGTTCGAGACCAGCGGATCCTGTACCGCGTCGAACCGCTCGCTGCAATGGCGCGAGAAGGTCATCGAGCCGCTGTGGGAAAGCCGTTCCGACCACATGATCATGTATCAGCTGGCGCAAAAGCTGGGCTTTGCCAATGAACTGGTCAAGCCGTACAAGATGCAGAAGGTCAAGGGCATGGACGAGCCCGTGGTCGAAGACATCCTGCGCGAGATCAACCGCTCGTGCTGGTCGATCGGCTACACGGGCCAGAGCCCGGAACGCCTGAAGGCGCACATGCGCAACCAGCACCTGTTCGACGTCACCACCCTGAAGTCCAAGGGCGGCATCGACAAGGAAACCGGCTACGACCTGACCGGCGACTACTACGGCCTGCCCTGGCCGTGCCTGGGCACCCCGGAATTCAAGCATCCGGGCACGCCGAACCTGTACGACAACTCCAAGACCGTCATGGACGGTGGCGGCACGTTCCGCGCCAACTTCGGTGTTGAACGCAATGGCGTCAGCCTGCTGGCCGAAGACGGTTCGCACTCCAAAGATTCGGACATCACCACCGGCTATCCGGAATTCGACCACCTGCTCATGAAAAAGCTGGGCTGGTGGGATGAGCTGACGGCCGAAGAAAAGGTGCAGGCAGAAGGCAAGAACTGGAAGACCGACCTGTCGGGCGGCATCATCCGCGTGGCGGTCAAGAACCACAACGTGCATCCGTTCGGCAACGCCAAGGCGCGCGCGGTGGTCTGGAACTTCCCGGACCCCATCCCGCAGCACCGCGAACCGCTGTACGGCATCCGCCCCGACCTGGTCGCGAAGTACCCGTCCCACGACGACATCAAAACCTTCTGGCGCCTGCCGACGCTGTACAAGTCGGTGCAGCAGAAGAACATCGACGACAAGCTGCACGAAAAATTCCCGATCATCCTGACGTCCGGCCGCCTGGTCGAGTACGAAGGGGGCGGCGAAGAAACGCGCTCGAATCCCTGGCTGGCCGAACTGCAGCAGGAAATGTTCGTCGAGATCAACCCGAAGGCCGCGGCGGCGCGCGATATCCGCAACGGTTCGCGGGTGTGGGTGACGACGCCAACCGGCGCGCGCATGAATGTGCAGGCGATGGTGACGGAGCGGGTCGGTCCCGACACGGCGTTCATGCCCTTCCACTTTTCGGGGCACTGGCAAGGCAAGGACATGCTTGACCACTACCCGAAGGGCGCGGCTCCCATCGTGCGCGGCGAGGCAGTGAACACGGGCACAACGTACGGCTATGACAGCGTGACGATGATGCAGGAAACCAAGACCACGATCTGCAACATCGAAAAAGCTTAAGGAACGGCATCATGGCCAGAATGAAATTTGTCTGTGACGCGGAGCGTTGCATCGAGTGCAACGCGTGCGTCACGGCATGCAAGAACGAACACGAAGTGCCCTGGGGCGTGAACCGCCGCCGGGTCGTCACCCTGAACGATGGCATCCCGGGCGAAAAGTCCATTTCGGTCGCCTGTATGCACTGCAGCGACGCGCCCTGTATGGCCGTCTGCCCGGTGAACTGCTTCTATCGCACCGACGAAGGCGTCGTGCTGCACGACAAGGACGTCTGCATCGGCTGCGGCTACTGCTCGTACGCCTGTCCGTTCGGCGCGCCGCAGTTCCCGTCGCAAGGCACCTTTGGTGTCCGCGGCAAGATGGACAAGTGCACCTTCTGCGCCGGTGGCCCGGAAGCGCACGGCAGCGAAGCCGAATTCGAAAAGTACGGCCGCAATCGTCTGGCCGAAGGCAAGCTGCCGGCCTGCGCCGAAATGTGCTCGACCAAGGCCTTGCTCGCCGGTGACGGCGACGTGGTTGCCGACATCTTCCGCACCCGCGTGGTGGCGCGTGGCAAGGGCGCCGAAGTCTGGGGCTGGGGCACCGCCTACGGCTCGCGCCAGGCTGGCCAGCCGTCGCAACAGCAGCAACAGGCCGGCACCGCCGCGCCCGCCGCTGCCGCACCGGGAACCAAGCCATGATCAAGCACGCCATGATCGTGTCGCTGGCCGCGCTTGCGCTGGCCGGCTGCACCGAACACAAGCAGGAACTGCATTCCAACGCGAACTACCAGCAGGCCTACAAGGGCACCGGCAGCAAGTTCGTGCAGCCGGGCTGGACGCCGGGTGACCGCAATAGCTGGGAGCAGGAATTGAAGGTTCGGGCCCAGCAAGGTCAGAACGAGTACAACAAGACGACCCACTGACCGGAGAGCGGCATGATACGGTCATCCTTCGCAACACTGCTCCTGGGCGCGGCGCTGCTGTCGCCCGCGGGCGCGCAGACCGCGGATCCGTCCGTGAGTCCTGCTACGGGTCCCGCAGCAACCTCGCCGGCCACCACGCCCGCGCCCAGTTCGGCACCGCTGCAAGCGCCGGTGGCGCGCGACGCCCAGCCGGGTTCCACGGCCAACCCGACGGCTGCGCCCCCTTCGAACATGCCGACCACGGCATCGCCGACGGGTGCACCCACCACGGGCGCCGGCAGCCTGGGCGGCATCCAGAGCACCAACATCTTTGAAGTCAAACCCGATGCCAGTGCGGATCCGGGTTACGCCGAGCAGAACAACGCCCAGCGCGGCCGCGTCCAGCCGGGCAACAACGCGCCCATCTGGCGGGAAGTCAATTCCGGCAAGCCGGGATACTCCAGCCTGCCGCACAGCCAGGCGCCCGAAGCCGGCATCCTGATCCAGAAGTTCACGCAGTACCCCGGATCGATGTTCACGACCGCGGGCGAAGCGTGGCGCCAGACGCGCAACAACTGGCTGATTCCGTACGGCGGCGCGCTGATGCTGATCGTGCTGGTGGCGATCCTGCTGTTCTACTTCGCCAAGGGCCCGATCAAGGTCCACGGCAAGCCGACCGGCCGCCTGATCGAACGCTTCACGTACTTTGAACGCGCCTGCCACTGGGTCAACGCGATCGCCTTCTGCATTCTGGCGATCTCGGGCATCGTGATGGCCTTCGGCAAGTTCTTTGCCCTGCCCATCCTGGGCGGCCAGATCTTCGGGCCGATCACCTGGGTGCTCAAGACCATCCACAACTTCGTCGGCCCGGCATTCGTCGTGTCGCTGATCGTGATGTTCTTCGCCTTCGTGCGCGACAACTTCCCGGACAAGTCGGACTGGCTGTGGATCCGCAAGGG
This window encodes:
- a CDS encoding TorD/DmsD family molecular chaperone, translating into MSSASVSLDAISSSQMDEETARADVYGLLAQLYYAPPAAELLAQLREAPTDAPTAGAYLESSWQALVASARALTDAQIHAEYDTLFGGIGKPEIYLYGSHYLSGFLNEKPLIKLRHDLAELGLGRDEQMPDTEDHIAYECEVMRYLIAGDDVAVANLTHQRQFFGDHLQPWVEPLCAALTSHPRASFYAALAVFTQAFMSVESQGFDILA
- a CDS encoding ubiquinol-cytochrome c reductase iron-sulfur subunit N-terminal domain-containing protein, whose product is MSDNNPSRLSRRGFFIAAASTGAVAAGAVVMPHVKPVATAAVATPPAPKRGGGYHVSEHVKRYYKTTLV
- a CDS encoding formate dehydrogenase subunit alpha, whose product is MLLTKKTGGADHGAAASTFLQSLRRGVSQALPTMDRRTFLRRSGVGVGAGLAAAQLTLVRKATAADGAKVGIGNTPVTVKRTVCSHCSVGCSVDAVVENGVWVRQEAVFDSPINMGAHCAKGASLREHGHGEHRLRYPMKLVNGKYERISWDTALEEISARMLQLRKESGPDSVYVVGSSKHSNEQSYLLRKFMSFWGSNNCDHQARICHSTTVAGVANTWGYGAMTNSFNDMQKAKSALYIGSNAAEAHPVSMLHLLHAKEAGCKVIVVDPRFTRTAAKADEHIRIRSGSDIAFLFGVLYHIFKNGWEDQAYLNARVYGMDQVKADVLAKWTPEKVEEACGVNEETVARLARTLHENRPGTLVWCMGQTQHTIGNAMVRASCILQLALGNIGKVGGGTNIFRGHDNVQGATDVGPNPDSLPGYYGLAEGSWKHFAKVWDVDYEWIKGRYSSPAMMTKSGMTVSRWIDGVLEDNALIDQDSNLRSVIFWGHAPNSQTRGLEMKRAMDKLDMLVVIDPYPSATAAMAAMPGKAEDLNPNRAVYLLPASTQFETSGSCTASNRSLQWREKVIEPLWESRSDHMIMYQLAQKLGFANELVKPYKMQKVKGMDEPVVEDILREINRSCWSIGYTGQSPERLKAHMRNQHLFDVTTLKSKGGIDKETGYDLTGDYYGLPWPCLGTPEFKHPGTPNLYDNSKTVMDGGGTFRANFGVERNGVSLLAEDGSHSKDSDITTGYPEFDHLLMKKLGWWDELTAEEKVQAEGKNWKTDLSGGIIRVAVKNHNVHPFGNAKARAVVWNFPDPIPQHREPLYGIRPDLVAKYPSHDDIKTFWRLPTLYKSVQQKNIDDKLHEKFPIILTSGRLVEYEGGGEETRSNPWLAELQQEMFVEINPKAAAARDIRNGSRVWVTTPTGARMNVQAMVTERVGPDTAFMPFHFSGHWQGKDMLDHYPKGAAPIVRGEAVNTGTTYGYDSVTMMQETKTTICNIEKA
- the fdh3B gene encoding formate dehydrogenase FDH3 subunit beta; this translates as MARMKFVCDAERCIECNACVTACKNEHEVPWGVNRRRVVTLNDGIPGEKSISVACMHCSDAPCMAVCPVNCFYRTDEGVVLHDKDVCIGCGYCSYACPFGAPQFPSQGTFGVRGKMDKCTFCAGGPEAHGSEAEFEKYGRNRLAEGKLPACAEMCSTKALLAGDGDVVADIFRTRVVARGKGAEVWGWGTAYGSRQAGQPSQQQQQAGTAAPAAAAPGTKP
- a CDS encoding formate dehydrogenase subunit gamma is translated as MPTTASPTGAPTTGAGSLGGIQSTNIFEVKPDASADPGYAEQNNAQRGRVQPGNNAPIWREVNSGKPGYSSLPHSQAPEAGILIQKFTQYPGSMFTTAGEAWRQTRNNWLIPYGGALMLIVLVAILLFYFAKGPIKVHGKPTGRLIERFTYFERACHWVNAIAFCILAISGIVMAFGKFFALPILGGQIFGPITWVLKTIHNFVGPAFVVSLIVMFFAFVRDNFPDKSDWLWIRKGGGLFNGEHVPAGRFNAGEKLVFWGGVLFLGIFVTLSGLFLDHLLPVGEYTRGNMQIAHMVHAVATILMMCMIMGHIYLGTFGMNGAYRAMKTGYVDETWAREHHEIWYDDIKAGKIPAQRTPDPSVAKTPTRPARA